The sequence TGTTATCaaatttactttttataataaaatttccgTTGTCAAGTAGCACCCCttactttttataataaaatttccgTTGTCAAGTAGCACCCCTATCCCAATGGCAGAACCAAAAGAACCGAGGTTGCCTGGAAAAACAGAAGGCACACCTTTTTCTATGAAAAACAAGAAACCATCCTCAGAAATTTGTAGTATTGGGTCCGAGAATGCACCATAAGCTTCCCAAACCACCGTAAACTTTGATACAATTTTATACCATAGCCAAATAAGACCATGACTTCTTGTCTGGGGTGTAGCTTTCCTGCTTTTGGCTTCTGCTTTGCGCCATACTGCAATTGTAGAACTTAGTATGTGAGAATTGTAGATTTTAGTTGCTTGGAGTAGAGCAAAATCATATCAAGAGTCAAGTGAGAGTTTTATGTTCTTAAGGAAGAAAATTGTGCCTAAACCAATGAGTTTGGCTTactaaatttgactaaacaaaaaaggaagcctatgaatacaacaaaatgtcacacaaaaaagaagtttaggaatataacaaaatgtcacaacatttttgtgatattttttatttccagcTATGGTAGCcagtttgatattttattatttaatttttatgttcacagcatttttacaataaattttaggtaaaaaattattactggtcttaaaattatgcattaaaaaacaaaaaacaaacaaaaagacaatacaagaaaattgtgcgTGAAATGTacagtgaattttggctcacccAATTTgactatatatactaaaaaagaagtctaagaatacaacaaaatattaaaaaaatttcacaatacttttatttttaggatccaaatagatatatttttattttatttgagagaaatgctacatccataacatttttagaacaaatgataaatgaaaaattgttaaaaaaaagaaaagaaagcagaggaaaaaaaaaaaaaaaaaaaaaggaaaagaaaacagcAACAGTGTATAGGTTGAAACCAAAGCACTGTAGTTACAGTGtcaattgaacaaaccaaattGGCACTGTAGCAACTCTTCAAaacttgaataaaataaaatcaaaggaCTTAATAAACCAAATGTGTACTGTAAAATTATTGGTGCTTTTTATATAGCTAATAGATATAGTGAAATATGGACATaagaatgattaaaaaaaaaaaaaaaaactataataaagGTGATAAGTCATGTTAATCTATTTGccatttaaaataaatctaaaataatcAGCTAAAGTAATGTCAACCCATTTAACTTCAAAAATCTATAACAGATTGAATATTCTTGAGCATCAACATTGGTGGTGATAAAATTGCTTTTTAACTATTTTGTAACTTCAAACTCCAATTTAGTGTCCAGCATTAATGATGCCGAAGGCAATTGCTTTTTGCCTTCTCTTGCTACAGTGAACTGCCAGCTTGGCAGTTCACTTGAGCAAGAAGGCataaaaacatattattttatctcttttgttgagttttgtggCAGAGAGGAGGAGAGAGGAATgataaagaaattaataaaggAATGAATAGTATTTGACTGAAAAAATAAGAGTATGATGTAGAGTGTGTTgtaaaattatgtattaaaataaataaagtaattttttaaaatgttaaatgctaaaatcTTTAACTCCATCGACGTGGATGCTAAATGGGGATTGAGATCGACCACAAAAATATTAGACTCATTTTATCAGTTGCAACATCATGATTGAGAATGATTGGTTATTCGCGTGTCATTTTACatggtttttttgtgtgtgtgtgtgtgtgttgagaAACTCATTTTACATAGTCTGAGTGTTCACTATCCCGATGTTGCATCATTTATTCACATAATGCAAGTCAAAACCTACAAATACGAAAGACTTGGTTAGCTCTAAAATAActataatttcttaaaataataaaatagctataattttttttctcttaataataaaatagctATAAAGTTGCCTCAAAAGTGAACTTCACTCATATTTCAGTAAGCTTTTGCATTCCCGGATGAAATACATTCATATAGTGCTTTGCATTATTCACCTTTTTCATCCCTTTCTATTGATTCGTCCAGAATATGTTTCTTTGGATAGCCttataaacaagttttttttttcattaaaaaaaattcaatttttttgagaaattagttTCAAGCCCACCTCAAAAAAAGTGCATTAATGCTTTCAAAGTTTTTGCTTACTTGTACAATTGATTCTTCTGCATATCAAATTTCCAatgttcccttttttttctttttttttaataatattctttaACTGCACATAATACTGAAATGCGGAAAATAAAGTAGGCTTCATGAATACCTTTACTTTTACCCTTTTCTAATTTTATAGccattgtttctcaaaaaaaaaattttatagccATTTATTTTGCTCTACTCTTCTGTCCATATCATCAGGAAATTCAAGACTCAAGTGCAATTATCACTTTAAACTTTTACCCTTTCTATCAATTGATATTGTCAGGCTCTCCCTTTTGTTCATATCATCGAGACTTGACGCACAATGTGGACGACCAACAAACAATGAGTGATCATATCATCAAGACATGCCATATGCACTCATTGATGGCTGTACAAAGACCCGTGACTCGGTCATTGTTAATAAACAGAGAAGAAATTATTTACCAAACAAAATGGAGTACTATGTTGTGGGTTCGCAGTGGTGGAATTTATAGCTTCTAGATCGTTTCGTAGACATTGGAAGAGTTGGATGATGAGGAATTGTGACCCAACATCATGAACCACATGAACTTGCTCATTTCACATTTAGAGGTTAGAACTGAAAAAGCCCTTAAAAGATATTCTTCATTGATTGGGACTTTCCACCAAAGCAAGTCCATCAATTCTATTTGATCAAATTctgcaaagagagagagagagagagatagaattCGATTGATTgcaaagattttgttttttccatTGTGGTACAACAAATATTGGATTATATTGCCTGCAATGCGTTAAGGTGCAATCCCTACCATATGAACTAGTTGGTCTAACGAGGGCTTGCCACCTCAATCAAAAATTCAACTCAACTATTCCTCACCTCATTGGTCATTACCAACAAAATTCCCAAtacttatctctctctctcctggcAATATAGGTTCAAGATTCAAGCCAATGTGATTCAAATATTACAGGGACTCATTAactttctttcttaaatttacttttttatttacaagaAGGTTGTACCCAATGGCCTACTAGCTTTTACTTTTGAAAGAGGTGATTTGTAGGTAGGATTGTAGGAGCCATGTCCCGAATTTTAATTAGAGCATGATTCTTAGGCTTAAACTTGTAGGTCTAaaatactttcataaaaaatgtttgccattttttattattaataatgtaagaaaaaaaaaaatgaaaaggtagTAGAAACTAGAAATGCATAGTCTTTGGAGAGAGAAATAGTATAATTCTTAAACTGagacagatttttttttaaaataataataataataattaacgttctcctatatatttatatttatgtctATTCTATAGTGAAAATTAGGATCTCTTTGTGTTCACTTTCTTACCAGGCCGTTGAAAAAAggaatattaaaaatgaaaatatttcataaagGTACAACAATTCCTAATCTTTTATGCCTATGTgttcattcttatcattatcTATCTTCTATCCCCCTTGCCTTTGtgaattattttgtaaattctCACTTAATTTAGAAGCTTTGATGCAAATGAATATGTAATAACAACAAATTAACATGttaagtataatttttatattaaagttTTCCTCCTCTAACCTAGGGTTTCTCTTTGAAGCCAAGGGTTTTGTACCATTCCAGTCTTGGTAAGTACAAGCCCATATGGTTTTACATCTCACTTTTGTCTCAAGAATGTTACATGATTTCGTGTTTAAGGGCTGTGTGTCTAGGAAGTAGGAATGCCTCAAAGAGGACTTTACCAAAGTGTAATTGCGTAAAATAAATTCGACAAATGTGATGAGAATACATAGAATGTGAAATCAAGTTGTCTTAACTAGGTTAAtcatccttctcaaaaaaaaaaaaaaataaataaataaaactaggGTAATCATGACTATATTGCAattctattcttttatttttaattattatttataaatgagttttaagttttaacactaagcattcacatttgcaacttctatcctattctattttaccatctcaaaaaactactttatcaattataccatattattttataacacaACTAACACAActaacatcccaacttttatcaACTTGTAATTTGACAGTGTTTAAAGGTTTATTACAGAAATGTTATCCTACGATAGCCTATTTACCACATATCCACAaaggaatttgaaaatgaaaaaaagtaaaataaaataaaaacgtCAATTTAGTGATTTACTACTGGcaattaaatttcattttatatgttttttcaaatataaataaattttaaaaagagagtCTTGAAATCTTTGATATGAAATGAACAAtcactgaaaaataaaaatcaagcaTTGCCTCTCTCACTTTAGaatattttctttacaaatttCCTAACGTCATTGCCTACATTTGGtaataatttcatttgaatttcTTGAAGCTCTACTGAAATACTCCATTGCAAGTTGCAAcgttcttttctcctttttgttttggggttttgtcttcttctctcattttgttttggttCATCCTTTTGTTATGTCTTTTCCATGTGTAAATTCAACAACCAAGTTCATCAACTTATCTGCAGAAAAGTTGCTTCTCAATCAGACAGTACTCTGCAATTTATTCATTACTACTCTCACCAACACAattttttagatgaaaaaaataatgctttAGCCTTGGAAATTTCTGACCGGTTCTTTTTAAGCTAGAGTCTAGCTCGTTGTTTAGGAAATCATCAACATGCTGTGACAGCACAAAGGTACCCTAGATTGGCCTCTTGTGAGAAATTAGCTGATGGAGACATTTGACATTTCATCCGTGAATATGTACGTGTCTTAGTTTTATTTGCAATATGTTCACAAATAATTGCACGTCAACACCTTCCATACCTAATAAATGAATTTGGGagttttttatatattcaaattgggagtttttatatatttgcaatatgttttttaataattgtgctttttttttattactattaataTTATAAATGAGTTTATAACCTAAGGGCAGCGGAAAGAAGATATTCAAACTAATGACCTTAACAGCATGGTCCCCGAGCCCAGCTAATAGTTCTCATCATTGGGGTTGAAAAATTGCACCTCATCCATCTTGCAATCCAAATAGAACCTTTcaagctttttaaaaaattaaaaaaatttatataaaaaaaaaaaaaaacactaaggAAGCCAAAAGAAATGATTTCAAAGATTATCATAGAATGCCAAACAGCGGTATATATATCAGAGCCCCcgcaaccccccccccccccccccaaaaaaaaaaaaaatgcatccaTATTTGGTGAAATGCCTTACGAGAAGGGTCTTGCACAAAATTGTTCGAGTTTTAGCCTATTCTCCAAGAGAAATACACTAAACCCCTGAtggttttatttaaaatagacactgttttcttctatttcaatgaaaatttttcaaattcgCTCCATCAACCAAACTCTTCAACTTCTGACAAAATATTAGTCTAACCTAACTAAAAGGATCACGCAGTCGATTCCTTCAGATAAGAAATGAGGTCTGCCCGATCTTGTGGCTTCTTCAAACCAGGGAAAACCATCTTCGTTCCAGGAATGTACTgcacaaagaaaatttcataagTGGTCAAGTactcatttttcatttatatattcGTTTTTTTGAATAACTAATAAAGATTCATtcaaaagagaacaaaaaggGTATAACCCTAGTACACAGTAACACAGTAAATCATCTACTTCTGCATTGTCCGGTGGCTGAAAAGTTGTGGTCCTAGTGTTCTCTTTATTCAGAGTACAGTGTGTGATGTCAGATAGATTATGAGCTGTTTGAAAGGCAAGTTCGGTTGACAAAATAGTCATAATATTTGGATTGCTGTTCTGATGCGGGGATTTTAAGGGGCTGCTGTTTAGACTTAGAATTGATTAAGGGAAATGAGAGTTGCTTAGAACAAGGAACAAGGTGTGACAAAACCTTCTTAAGAGAAATCTATCTCTTGAAAATAGCACTAGGCTAATCTGTGTAAATGTATTCAAAAACTGATCACAGCGTAACAACAATCTGGTACTTATACTAGTGGCTTGGCATTGGCAGCCTTCTAGATGCTTGGCAAGCGTCTAGATCCTATTGGCCAATGCTTAAGTAATCTCTAACTAATTAACTAATTGGTTACAAATGCAACTACTTGAAATGCCCTGCATCAGGACTCTCCCTCTTAAGAAGCACTTGATCTCAAGTGCTCTTGGTTGCCACAAGATTTGTGTGAAGTTCAAGCCTTCTAGGTTGCCACATGATACAGTTGCCTTGTATAAAGAGTTTTGCTGCTTTGGCAGCACACCAAGGGCTGCCGCTTCTGCGCAGTGAAGTCCCACAGAGCTGAATCAACCTTCTTCTTGACTGTTGGCTTGAGGTTTAGTTGCTTTGATTGCAAGCAGTAGGGCTGCACCATCTTATACAAAATGCGTGCACTAACCTTCTGCCATGGATGGTTTTTGCCTATCATGTTGACATGGTCCTCCACTTGAAAGTAAGAGATGACAAGCATTCAAGGTCTTCCCATCACAAAGAACACAATCTTGAAAGCTATTGATTGATAAGAACCCTAAGCACCCTCTTAAAACTCTAACTTCACCTCCTTCCTCCTCTATATTAGCATCTACTTCTTTCACAAATCAAACGTACACAGGTTCTTGAATGCATTCCTCCACTTTAGCACAGGAAGCAGGTTGTCTTTGATGTTGGTGACCTAGTATGGGTGTTCATTTCTAAAGAAAGGAGACCAGAAGGGCAGTACTCCAATCTCAGACCAAGAAAGATTGGTTGCAAAATCTTGAAGAGGATCATCAACCCCAATGCTTATGAAGTAGACTTACCTGCACACATGGCAATGTCAAATACCTTCAATGTGCAGCATCTGCCAGCCTATCATGATCCTAGGGTAGCCAAGAACACTTGAGGCGAAGTGTTTCTTAAGAAGGGGAGTCTGATGCAGGAACATCAAACAACTATTTCTCATTGCAACTTTGGTACAGGGCAGCAGCAGCTAAACAACAGCCATTACAAGCTGTAGCAGCTGAGACAGCCATGTCAGCAGTGCAGTAATCTATCCTAGTGTAGTCAAATATTTCCAGCAGCCAGCTAGGATTGAGATTAGATGGATATCTAAGTTCCTAATGCATTTCCAAGTCAGGTAGAAGCAACTGGAGAGAATATGAGAGCTGGAGTTTTCTGCTGTGACATTTAGTTAGAGATTCCAGATTCGGTTAGACCTGTGTCCAAACAGCAGGCTTAAGGCTGTTATTCCACCTGTACTCGGTTAATGGATTTACTGATTAACCAATCAGATTTAGCCATATCTCTAAATGATCTTAGCTGTTAGTATCAATCAGTTGTATAAATAGCCTtgttacttcttttttcttttttctttttttgataagtaacgaaaattttattaaaaaacgaAAAACAGCCAACCTGAGTACATTGGGAATGTACTATGGGGGCATAAATCAATAACCAAGATTACAACGATCAAGTAAAACAGGAagggaagaacaagaaaaatgacaaaagaccACACTCCAATCAAGGAgtgtgtgtaaaaaaaaaagacttaatctctAACATAGAGCCTTGTACTTGTAAAACAGTTAGTTGATTTTGGTAAATGAAATAAGCTTGATAGCTTCTCTTGGAACCATGTGTTCTTGCAGAGGTGCTTATCCACCTGTATGTTACTCTAATCAACTCAAATCACTTACATGCTcaataaataatcaataaacCATCATTATTTCCCTACATCATGTTCCATTGTAACTTGTGGGGACTACTTGGAAGGGAtcttaactctctctctcttttgataGTTGTATCATGTATGATTAAATGCATGAGTTTATAGTTCTTTCTCTTcaaaatacattatttttttcatagatTGTATGAATTTCTCATTATATTAATTTACAGGTCCATCTTGTACACTCCCAAGTGTAAtgaattttcttgtttttggagataaaaagttctattactttataaaaaaagacCCTAGCACCGAAAAGatacaccaaaaaaaatgtgaaaaagaaacataaaaataaagctGAGATTCAAAATACAAAGATCTAAAAATTCAAGTAGATAAAGCACAGAAACCTTGAAAACCCTTATCTCATATAATAGAGATCTCAGAAATAAAGACCTTACTCTCATCATTAAGAATCAAATTCTCCCAAAAGTTATAGCATTCCCCTCCCACAAAACACTCCTCATAAGACATAACAGCAAGCCATTTCATCAATTTTAGTTCACATATCAAACATAATAAAATCAGCAACAATTCATGAGCAATAAAATCCCTGGAGACCCCAATTTCCAGTAGAAGTTTATCACCAAAAGGTAGAAACAAAAATGTTAGGGGTTAACACACTACAATAATGCATTACCTCCTCAAAACATAATTATGAAAGTACTATCCAAACACTGCtctaaatttcataatattaaaCTGTCAAACCACATAAAATAGATCTTATTCAGAAATATATACGTTTCACATTAACAGAGGATGTGCACCACCCCCATGTTAAACCCACTTGAACTCATAAAGCATAACCATTACTTATTGGGATAAGAATGTTTTGAAACAGTTAAACTCTACTAAATACTTAAAAACACTGTATGAAATACAGCAATGCAATTGCTGACATAATAGCAAGacacaaaatgcattttatatGCAACACCATTTTGAGCCATGACCAAATAGCAGAATCAAGTGTGACAAGTATATAGCATATgttcttttattaaaaacatttttcaagCAATGCGATCAATGGAAAACTTGAATCATACATACCTTCTTTGGGTTAAGCAAGTAGTCATACAACGTATTCTCTCCCCAAGTCACAGCCATATTCTTATTTGCAGCAGAATAGGAGTACCCAGGAGTTGTGCCAGACTGCCTTCCGAAAAGACCATTTAGATTAGGTCCTGCACAAGTATTGCTCAAATGATTATTGTCTTGAAACAAAGAACAAGAGAATTTGCACTGTAGCTACATATCACTTTCATGTACAAAATTATAGGCTCATTGCAATGAACTATCAAAGTATTCATGAGACCAAATGACAATTGCCAAAGAAACCAATGAGCTCTGACTAGAATGCCATTTCCTCCTCCCACAATAAAGTTTGGAGCGTGAGGTCATTGGCTGAAACACATAACAGCCttagaaaattagaatatacACAAAGAAACCAATGAGATCTGTCTCAAATGGCATTTCCTCCTCCCACAAGAATGGTTGGAGCATGAGGTCATGGGCTGAAAACCTAGTGGGTGCATGCATAACTTACCAATCCAATGATATTCTGAAAATCCAACAATTCCCTTGCATAGCCAGCAATACAATATATACTTCCACAGCATAAATTCCACCCAAATCATCAACCAAAACTTTGCATCACAATTGGAACATTTTATAATGGATTTCCATTACTTCATCACAATTTGGTGTTTCCACGAATGAAtccataaaatttgttattcttGACAGTTCAAATTATACCCCCTAGTCACTTCACTAAAAAACTATTCTATCCCATTATGTATATACTATAAGAAATCAACGGTTTCTAAACCACTACTAGTCAATGACCCAAAaatttgttctttaaaaaaaaaaaaaatcctttctttctcagcaaacaaacaaaggtaaccccacaaaacccaacactTCAGGAATAATTTTTAACAGTAATATAACAAATGACATCAAGTTCTCAAGATATtgaacacacacatacacattcACCAGATTTCGGAAACTCTCAACAAAACATagacatacatatatatagcatacttttattttgtatgtacCATTCCTAGCCAATTTTAACCGTCAATCTATTCTATGTTAAccatatatataacttttaacATGTTAACTATTGAATGCACAGTGAAAAAGTGTGAACATCATAGAATTCTCCAcacattcatatatatatgacataCCCAATAAAAATCGATGCCAAATAGAAAGGATTGAGCGAAAAAGGTTAACACAAAAACTAAATTCAGATaaaatttacacacacacacacccatacagaaattccataaaaaaagtTGCAGAATCATAAGGTCAAATCAGAGAGAACCTCAAACTTAGATCTCACAGAGCAAACACTCAGAAAtgctaagagagagagaaagagagggaccTTGTTTGTGACCAGCGCCTTTGTCGACGGTGTGGCATTGAGCGCACTTGGTCTTGAAGATTTTCTCGCCGGCCTTGGGATTTCCCGGTGGTGCTTCTGCGAAGCTCgccatttttttgttctcagATTTTGATTGCTCTCTGATACAAAAGGGttattagggtttttggtttttaattttcaataagCTGATTTAAGCAGGTCTCTGAGCTCCAACTACCATGGGGTTTTAGATTCCCATTTGACGTATCTACCCTTCGTTTTCTCGTTTAATTACTCAGTCCCCACTCGTCCACAAGCACACTCAGAGGTATTCATCAAACCGCatccaaacccaccaaaaccgtccgcaaaataaaataatcgtACAGTGCCACATTATGTGGTGCATAATGTAGTTTTATGATAAGAAAACTGCACCGCAAtgcatctatatatatttatttatttattttatattatgtatatatatatatatattaataatttaatattgtaTGAAGTAAGTGATCAATCTAGTGTTAGTGCATTCCGGTTTTATGTTAAAAAGATTTCATTTTAGttatatacaaaattaaaagttcGAAATATCATTCACTTTTTCATCTCACACTTTCAatatcacaaaatcaaaagttcaaaagttatatatatatatatatatagagagagagagagagagagagagagagagacatacaCACACTACTATTTAAAGAGCTTCTTTTGTTTGGAATCCTCAAGTTACATGCCTAAAATAACCTCAAATTCATTTGTTTCTAAGACTTAAATactaatataaaattcaaaatactaATTAGTTTATGAATAGTTGTTTCAAATTGTAGTAGGAATACTAATATATTTCTCTATCCAAACGGAAAagtaatatatttgtttcacaAATCTTATAAACCGAACTATAGGAGTAATAGtaataaacaaatttaataaaaaggaaTATACTTTCTTACTTACCAAGAGTATGTTTacttagtataaaaaaaaaaaaaaggtaacatATAAAAGGTGTGTATAATATGCCAAAAGTCTTTTAGTTTAGTGGTTTTGCCTTTCTCTTCTATAAGAACAACTAAGGTTTAAATCCCCAACTTATAATAACAACTGAATTATCTAAAAGAAAATGTGTAATAGTTAGGACATAGGTAGGAGCATTATAGCTTGTCTCTACTCGTGCATTTGTGTGAGGACTAAGGAGAGAAGTGTTCACTTGTGATTTTGGTGACAACTTAATTAGGAGAATGAGACAATGAGTAACAATTACCATTTCAATGGAGACTTATGAGTATTGctaaaaacacaatcaaaatcaCTAAGCATCATTATCATGATTagttttaatcttttttttaactcaaattaagattttaattCAACAATCTAAGATACACCAGCCAACAATTGGAAGTTTAGAGCAGTTATTAGTTTTTGTgttatgttgatttttattgttgttgttattttgtttatgtttatgtgtattgttATTGGTATCACTATCCCCCTGAAAGTACTCATTAGTGATATATatcattgaaaacaaaaaatctaaccataaaaaaaaatccttatctcaacaaaaatattttggttAGCTAGATTTTTC is a genomic window of Quercus lobata isolate SW786 chromosome 2, ValleyOak3.0 Primary Assembly, whole genome shotgun sequence containing:
- the LOC115977591 gene encoding cytochrome c-like, producing the protein MASFAEAPPGNPKAGEKIFKTKCAQCHTVDKGAGHKQGPNLNGLFGRQSGTTPGYSYSAANKNMAVTWGENTLYDYLLNPKKYIPGTKMVFPGLKKPQDRADLISYLKESTA